CCAACTGCAAAAGGTGGAGGGGGAGGTGATGGCTTATGGCGCGGTGAAGGAAGGACTGAACCGGCGCCTTGAAATTGCTAGTCCCGAATGGGAAGAGGTAGACGAGGACGACGATTCGGCGGATTTTGCCCGCATCGTCCCCGTTTATGCGCTCAGCGAGGGTATCCCGCAGCGCACTGTGCGCAAGGCGGCAGCCAGCGCGGTCGAATTTTTCGGCCATATGGTTGAAGACCCATTGCCGGAAGAATTTTTGCGGGCGAACCGGTTGATCCCGCTCCGGGCAGCGTTGAAGGAGATGCACCGCCCGGAAAGCCTCGACCGTTTGGAGAGGGCTCGGCACCGTTTGGTCTATGACGAGTTCCTCTATCTGCAGTTGGTTTTGCAGATGCGCCGGAATGCCGTCCAGCAAGAGGTAGGCATCGGATTCCCTCTCAGCCGAATCGGCAGCTTGGACGTTACGGGCGGGGGAGGGCTCTTTGCCCAAGGTGAACCCGACCGACGCCCATTGCGCGAACAATGCGCGGCGCTGTTGCCGTTCGAATTGACCGGGGCCCAGCAGCGGGTTGTGGATGAAATTTGGCGCGACATGGAACGGCCGTTCCCAATGAACCGTTTGGTTCAAGGCGATGTGGGGAGCGGCAAGACGGCGGTGGCGGCTTGCGCCATCTTGGGGGCTGTGCGTTGCGGGTACCAGGCCGCGCTGATGGCCCCGACGGAGATCTTGGCCGAGCAGCACTACATCAACCTGCGGCGGCTGTTCGAACCAATGGGGATAGCGGTGAACCTTTTGGTGGGGAAGCTGGGGGCAAGGGACAAGCGGAGGGCTTTGGAAAGGGCGGCATCCGGAACGGCCCAGCTCACAGTGGGAACCCATGCCCTAATCAGCGACGGGGTGGCCTTTGCCCGGCTGGGATTGGTCGTCATTGATGAGCAACACCGGTTCGGCGTCATGCAGCGGCTGAGTTTGCGGCAAAAGGCCGTTGAAAACCCGGATGTCCTGGTGATGACGGCGACCCCCATCCCGCGGACGCTGACCATGAGCCTCTATGGCGATTTGGACTTGAGCGTGATCGACGAGTTGCCGCCGGGACGCAAACCGGTCAAAACCCACTGGAAATCGCCGGCCCACCGCGATCAAGTTTACGAAACGGTCCGCGACTTGGTGAGGCAAGGCCGACAAGCCTACTTCGTCTGCCCGATGATCGCCGAGAGCGACAAGATGCAGACCCAAGCGGCCGAAGACCTCCACTACCGGTTGAGCTCTCAGACTTACCCCGAGTTGAAGGTCGGGTTGCTCCACGGGCAGATGAAGGCCCCGGAGAAAGAGTCGGCAATGGACCAATTCCGATCCGGGGAAACGGATGTTCTGGTGAGCACAGTCGCCATCGAAGTGGGGGTGGATGTGCCCAACGCCTCGGTCATGGTGGTGGAGGATGCCAACCGGTTTGGGCTTTCCCAGTTGCACCAGCTGCGGGGCCGGGTCGGCCGGGGCGCGCACCAAAGTTACTGCATCTTGATCGCCGACGCCACCAACCCAGAAAGCGAAAGGAGACTTGCCGTTTTGCAGCAAACATCCGATGGTTTCCGCATCGCCGAAGAAGATTTGAAGATCAGGGGGCCGGGAGACATGTTGGGGACGCGCCAAAGCGGGATGCTGGAATTCAAAGTGGCGGATTTGTTGCGGGATGGGTCAGTTTTGGAGCAGGCCCGGCAGGGGGCGATCGCCATTTTGGAAACAGATCCGGATCTTTCGCAACCCCGGCACCGCTTGATTTTGGAAGAGATCCGCAAGCGGCGGAGCGACGAGGCGATGGTCTCGGTCAGCTGACTTGGCGGGAACGCGGTCCCAGCCGTCCTGAATCCGATTTTGCGAAAGGAGGCACTTTATCTGGTGATGGCTGTTCCCGAAACATCGATCCATACCGTGAAGCGCAAATTGGACTCCGGGGAAAAGGTGGTCCTGGTGGACGTGCGCGAGGCCGAAGAGTTGGAGAACGGCGCATTGCCAGGCATCGTCCATATCCCGATGGGAGACATCATGGATCGGATCGGCGAGCTTGACCCATCGGCGGAAACCGTGATCGTCTGCCGCACGGGGAACCGCAGTCGGAAGGTTGCCGAATACCTGGCCCGCCAAGGATTTTCGAATGTGGCCAACCTCACCGAAGGCATGAACGGTTGGGCGGAAGTGATCGGCGACGGCTACCGGATCTATTGAATTACTTTTTGCGGGTAACCCGGCGCTTGGGCTTTTTCTTGGCCGGACCGGCCGCGGCACGGGCTTTGATCAATTCGGCGGCTTGAGCCAACGTGATGGATTCGGGATCTGTGCCTTTGGGGATCGTCGCGTTGGTGCTGCCGTCGGTCACGTAGGGGCCGTAGCGCCCGCTCATGACTTTGACCGGCCCGGCCAGGCCATCTGCCTCGCCGAGTTCTTTGAGCGGTTCTGGGGCGCCGGATTTCCGCCCTTTCCCCCCTTCGGCCAGCATGGCTACTGCCATTTCGACGGTCATGCCGATAGCTTCCCGCCAATCGCCGGCATTCGCATTCTGCCCTCCAGATTGTAGGTAAGGCCCATATCGCCCCAGCAGCAGGGTGATGGGCTCGCCGGTTTGGGGATGGTTGCCAAGCACTTTGGGGTAGCTGGTGAGGATTTCCAGATCCCCGGCTGCCAACTGGGCGGGGGAAACCCCGGGTGGGAGCCCGACCCGGGTCGGCTTGGTTCCGGCGGCCACCTCTTCTGGGGTTTGCTCCAGTTCAAGGTAAGGACCGAACCGTCCAGATTTGCTCAATATGGCCCGTCCGGTTTTGGGGTCGGTGCCGATGGCTTCTGGCCCCTTTGCCTTTTGTTCCAAGAGCTCGGCGGCCTTGGCGGCGTTCAAGTCGGCAGGGGCCAGGTCTTCGGGGATGGAAGCCGTATTGCCCGGTCCACCTTCGCCCCGCTGCACAAAGGGCCCGTTCCGGCCAATACGGACCACAAGCCCCTCATCCAACGGGATGTGGGGGAACGGGATCTCAGGCCCCTTCTTTTCGACTTTCTCCAGGATTCCAGGAGTTTTGTCGCCGAAATAGAATTCTTTGAGGTGGGCGACCATGTCGCGTTTGCCGCTGGCGATCTCGTCCAATTCGTCCTCCATTTCGGCTGTGAACCCAATATCGACCAAGTCGGGGAAACTGCCTTCCAACAACTGGGTAACGGCAAAAGCGGTGAAAGTGGGAACCAGTTGGTTGCCGGATTTGAACACGTACCCCCGGTCTTGGATGGTGCCGATGATGCTGGCATAAGTGGATGGCCTGCCGATCCCTTCGGCCTCCAGTTTTTGGACGAGCGACGCCTCGGTGTACCGGGCCGGCGGTTTGGTGCTGTGTTCGGTGGCCTGGACGCCTTGGACGGATAAGCCTTGCTCATGAGTTTGAGCGACCGTAGAGACTTGTGTTTGCTCGCCGACCGTGAGTTCGGGCAGGAGCGTTTCTTTGTCTCCGAGTTCGGCATCGGGGTCATCGAATCCCTCGACATAGACTCGCAGGAATCCGGGGAAGATGATTCGCTTCCCGGTCGTCGCAAAGGTGTATTTGCGGGAATCCGCTTGGGTTTCGAGCTCGGCGCGAGTGCGCTCGACCTGGGCGGGGTTCATTTGGCAGGCGATCGTCCGCTTCCAGATGAGGTCGTAGAGCTTGAATTGCTCGTCGGTGAGCTTGGACTTGATGCTGGCCGGAGTGCGGCCGAGGTCAGTGGGCCGGATTGCCTCGTGGGCTTCCTGGGCGTTTTTGGCTTTGGATTTGTAGACTTTAGGTTGGGCCGGCAGATACTCCTTGCCGTACATGTCTTGGATGACTTGCCGGGCTTCGGCAATGGCCCGGTCGGCCAGGCTGAGCGAGTCTGTTCGCATGTAGGTGATCAAACCGGTAGAACCCCCACCGATGTCGATCCCTTCGTAAAGGTTCTGGGCAACCTGCATGGTTCGCCGGGCTGAAAAGCCGAGTTTGCGGTTGGCTT
This window of the Armatimonadota bacterium genome carries:
- the recG gene encoding ATP-dependent DNA helicase RecG gives rise to the protein MAGVEGGQGLHMEAQFLKGVGPKQAMLLAKLGLHTVADVLWYLPRRYDDRTNLPKLVALRPGESQSVRGRLRGVQTRQLRGGKVMIQAILDDGTGQVVLTWFNQPWIARQLQKVEGEVMAYGAVKEGLNRRLEIASPEWEEVDEDDDSADFARIVPVYALSEGIPQRTVRKAAASAVEFFGHMVEDPLPEEFLRANRLIPLRAALKEMHRPESLDRLERARHRLVYDEFLYLQLVLQMRRNAVQQEVGIGFPLSRIGSLDVTGGGGLFAQGEPDRRPLREQCAALLPFELTGAQQRVVDEIWRDMERPFPMNRLVQGDVGSGKTAVAACAILGAVRCGYQAALMAPTEILAEQHYINLRRLFEPMGIAVNLLVGKLGARDKRRALERAASGTAQLTVGTHALISDGVAFARLGLVVIDEQHRFGVMQRLSLRQKAVENPDVLVMTATPIPRTLTMSLYGDLDLSVIDELPPGRKPVKTHWKSPAHRDQVYETVRDLVRQGRQAYFVCPMIAESDKMQTQAAEDLHYRLSSQTYPELKVGLLHGQMKAPEKESAMDQFRSGETDVLVSTVAIEVGVDVPNASVMVVEDANRFGLSQLHQLRGRVGRGAHQSYCILIADATNPESERRLAVLQQTSDGFRIAEEDLKIRGPGDMLGTRQSGMLEFKVADLLRDGSVLEQARQGAIAILETDPDLSQPRHRLILEEIRKRRSDEAMVSVS
- a CDS encoding rhodanese-like domain-containing protein, translating into MAVPETSIHTVKRKLDSGEKVVLVDVREAEELENGALPGIVHIPMGDIMDRIGELDPSAETVIVCRTGNRSRKVAEYLARQGFSNVANLTEGMNGWAEVIGDGYRIY
- the topA gene encoding type I DNA topoisomerase: MAKTLVIVESPAKARTISRFLGKGYEVKASFGHIRDLPEKAADIPASHKDKKWAKLGVNVDGAFEPLYIVPAEKKRHVTELKDAAKGADRLLLATDEDREGESISYHILEVLKPKKDVRIQRIVFHEITPEAIEAAIKNPRDLDESLVKAQETRRILDRLYGYTLSPLLWKKVAPKLSAGRVQSVAVRLVVMRERERRDFVTVEYAGITAQLAKGGTAFKARLEKVDASNIADGQSFSSEGQLVKAKDTWLTIGEAQPLAEKLKKNQPWTVSQVETKPGIENPPVPFMTSTLQQEANRKLGFSARRTMQVAQNLYEGIDIGGGSTGLITYMRTDSLSLADRAIAEARQVIQDMYGKEYLPAQPKVYKSKAKNAQEAHEAIRPTDLGRTPASIKSKLTDEQFKLYDLIWKRTIACQMNPAQVERTRAELETQADSRKYTFATTGKRIIFPGFLRVYVEGFDDPDAELGDKETLLPELTVGEQTQVSTVAQTHEQGLSVQGVQATEHSTKPPARYTEASLVQKLEAEGIGRPSTYASIIGTIQDRGYVFKSGNQLVPTFTAFAVTQLLEGSFPDLVDIGFTAEMEDELDEIASGKRDMVAHLKEFYFGDKTPGILEKVEKKGPEIPFPHIPLDEGLVVRIGRNGPFVQRGEGGPGNTASIPEDLAPADLNAAKAAELLEQKAKGPEAIGTDPKTGRAILSKSGRFGPYLELEQTPEEVAAGTKPTRVGLPPGVSPAQLAAGDLEILTSYPKVLGNHPQTGEPITLLLGRYGPYLQSGGQNANAGDWREAIGMTVEMAVAMLAEGGKGRKSGAPEPLKELGEADGLAGPVKVMSGRYGPYVTDGSTNATIPKGTDPESITLAQAAELIKARAAAGPAKKKPKRRVTRKK